A genomic segment from Dermacentor silvarum isolate Dsil-2018 chromosome 11, BIME_Dsil_1.4, whole genome shotgun sequence encodes:
- the LOC119433805 gene encoding uncharacterized protein LOC119433805 yields MPSPVKEPFTPILKVVIKDERSVRDKCGLAADDSQLRSQGEPAQACATTEEGGQNEDAGEGASLAYEAAAAQPAHVRRGVGPRRREQPGARRRVIDIAVAATSRGAATAAQSATGAASTAARGSGHIRVHGADHGGRADHTVDAQGKPKLRVQLPGERKDDNTFPVRLRQGI; encoded by the exons ATGCCCAGTCCCGTGAAGGAACCCTTCACGCCGATTCTCAAAGTGGTCATCAAGGACG AGCGCAGTGTCCGGGACAAGTGCGGACTCGCGGCGGACGACTCCCAGCTCCGGTCGCAAGGCGAGCCTGCTCAAGCTTGTGCCACCACCGAAGAAGGAGGACAAAA TGAGGACGCCGGAGAAGGCGCTTCCCTTGCCtacgaagcagcagcagcacagcccGCGCACGTTCGCCGTGGCGTGGGACCAAGGAGGAGAGAGCAGCCAGGAGCTCGCCGTCGCGTCATCGACATCGCTGTCGCAGCTACAAGCCGAGGCGCCGCAACAGCAGCCCAGTCAGCCACAGGGGCAGCCTCAACAGCAGCACGGGGCAGCGGGCACATCCGTGTTCACGGTGCAGATCATGGGGGACGTGCAGACCACACCGTCGATGCCCAGGGCAAACCGAAGCTTCGAGTTCAGCTTCCCGGAGAAAG AAAAGATGACAACACCTTTCCCGTGCGACTTCGACAAGGAATTTGA
- the LOC119432687 gene encoding kelch repeat and BTB domain-containing protein 4, producing MSGRSQTPGGTVSVRVAGRTFEVDLELLKKHSCYFAKCFHKLPQEALRIPLELQDVKPEVFEALVLFMETGFLDADPFTALDIYEASMLLGVHRAIKEIKRITLIGSKMERLLVWYRTANKGSSGRDRQAALRLVASRFDEVVADERFLRLSVAEVVPLFSCSRLGTSG from the exons GTGGAACAGTAAGTGTCCGCGTGGCCGGAAGGACGTTTGAAGTTGACTTGGAGCTTTTGAAGAAGCACAGCTGCTATTTCGCAAAATGCTTCCACAAGCTCCCGCAAGAAGCGTTGCGAATACCG CTGGAGCTCCAAGACGTCAAGCCCGAAGTGTTCGAAGCACTGGTGCTTTTCATGGAGACCGGGTTTCTGGACGCGGACCCGTTCACGGCCTTGGACATCTACGAAGCGTCCATGCTGCTCGGAGTTCATCGAGCCATCAAGGAGATTAAGAGG ATAACGCTGATAGGGTCCAAAATGGAGCGCCTCCTGGTATGGTACCGCACGGCCAACAAAGGGAGCAGCGGCCGTGACCGCCAGGCGGCTCTGCGACTCGTGGCCTCACGCTTCGACGAGGTGGTGGCTGACGAGCGTTTCCTGCGCCTCTCGGTCGCTGAGGTTGTGCCACTCTTCAGCTGCTCACGGCTCGGAACTTCAGGGTGA